From the Bubalus kerabau isolate K-KA32 ecotype Philippines breed swamp buffalo chromosome 2, PCC_UOA_SB_1v2, whole genome shotgun sequence genome, one window contains:
- the FBXO40 gene encoding F-box only protein 40 → MGRTRRPPPGQHRHCERCFNRHCHMPVEPSVSCPVINCHLSCGATFHMCKEAEHELLCPLEQVPCLNSEYGCPLFMSRHKLAKHLQVCPASVVCCSMEWNRWPNVDSETTLHENIMKETPDEECLDTALALQDQKVLFRSLKMVELFPETREPTEEEPPMNGEASWEEMDGAVGGEDAGLVTGCSLSAMNGEVVELSQEEREALAKTKEGMDLAKFDKWENMFSKEHAASALTSSSASSDSKSRNGPEKEQISNSNRKVEEGAAKEKEPQEDQRQDFHAAIEKTGLAPWQDGVLERLKTAVDAKDYNMYLVHNGRMLIHFGQMPACTPKERDFVYGNLEAQEVKTVYTFKVPVSYCGKRARLGDAMSCRPSEHKAVDTSDLGITVEDLPKSDLIKTTLLCALERELKGHVISESRSIDGLFMDFATQTYSFEPEQFSSGTVLADLLTTANPNSNANGLHVELHSECVTRRHNKRSSAFTFTCNKFFRRDEFPLHFKNVHTDIQSCLNGWFQHRCPLAYLGCTFIQNHFRPPGQKAKVIYSQKLKTFAIKPEVASELSEGRKNNHFSGREGKNQNSLTSLPLEVLQYIAGFLDSISLSQLSQVSVLMRSICATLLQERGMVLLQWKKKRYSHGGTSWRVHRKIWQFSSLFSKIKSWEFNEVASMSEHLKSCPFNVVEHKTDPILLTSMRQSHQQARETLVTTFRARPRGRHILH, encoded by the exons ATG GGTAGGACACGCAGGCCTCCGCCAGGGCAGCACAGACACTGTGAGAGATGCTTCAACCGTCACTGCCACATGCCCGTGGAGCCCAGTGTCTCTTGCCCGGTGATAAACTGCCACCTGTCCTGCGGGGCTACCTTCCACATGTGCAAAGAGGCTGAGCACGAACTACTCTGCCCTTTAGAGCAGGTTCCATGCCTCAACTCCGAATACGGCTGCCCCCTCTTCATGTCCCGCCACAAGCTGGCCAAGCACCTGCAAGTGTGTCCTGCGAGCGTGGTCTGCTGCTCCATGGAGTGGAACCGCTGGCCAAATGTGGACTCTGAAACAACGCTTCATGAGAACATCATGAAAGAGACCCCCGATGAGGAATGCTTGGACACAGCCCTGGCCCTTCAGGACCAGAAGGTCCTTTTTAGGTCTCTGAAAATGGTAGAACTTTTCCCAGAAACTAGAGAACCCACGGAAGAGGAACCTCCTATGAATGGTGAAGCCAGCTGGGAGGAAATGGATGGAGCGGTGGGTGGGGAGGATGCTGGTTTGGTAACAGGCTGCTCTCTGTCAGCCATGAATGGGGAGGTGGTAGAACTAAGTCAAGAAGAACGAGAGGCGTTAGCCAAAACCAAAGAAGGGATGGACCTGGCCAAGTTTGACAAGTGGGAAAATATGTTCAGCAAAGAGCATGCGGCCTCAGCTTTAACAAGCTCATCAGCCAGCAGTGACAGCAAAAGCAGGAACGGCCCAGAGAAAGAACAGATTTCCAACAGCAATAGAAAGGTAGAGGAGGGAGCTGCCAAAGAAAAAGAACCACAGGAAGACCAAAGGCAGGACTTTCATGCAGCCATAGAAAAGACAGGACTTGCCCCTTGGCAGGATGGTGTTCTGGAAAGACTGAAAACAGCTGTGGATGCAAAGGACTATAATATGTACCTGGTGCATAATGGGAGGATGCTTATTCACTTTGGTCAGATGCCTGCTTGTACACCCAAAGAGAGAGACTTTGTTTACGGCAACCTGGAGGCACAGGAAGTGAAGACTGTTTACACCTTCAAAGTTCCGGTGAGCTACTGTGGGAAGCGGGCTCGCCTAGGTGATGCCATGAGTTGTAGGCCAAGTGAGCACAAGGCCGTTGATACTTCAGATTTAGGGATTACTGTGGAGGACCTGCCCAAGTCAGATCTCATCAAGACCACCCTCCTGTGTGCTTTGGAAAGAGAACTCAAAGGTCACGTCATCTCCGAGTCCAGGAGCATTGATGGGCTGTTCATGGATTTCGCTACACAGACATACAGTTTTGAGCCAGAACAGTTTTCTTCTGGGACGGTGCTGGCCGACCTCCTAACCACTGCCAACCCGAACAGCAATGCGAACGGGCTCCACGTGGAGCTCCACAGTGAGTGTGTGACCAGGAGACACAACAAGAGGAGCTCTGCCTTTACTTTCACCTGCAACAAATTCTTCAGGAGGGATGAATTTCCCCTCCATTTCAAGAATGTTCACACAgacattcagtcatgtctcaaCGGCTGGTTCCAACACCGATGCCCCCTGGCCTACTTGGGATGTACCTTTATTCAAAACCATTTCCGTCCCCCAGGGCAAAAGGCAAAAGTGATCTACAGTCAGAAGCTCAAGACCTTTGCCATCAAGCCGGAGGTTGCTTCAGAGCTGAGCGAGGGAAGGAAGAACAACCATTTCTCAGGTCGTGAAGGAAAAAACCAGAATTCTCTAACCAGCCTGCCCCTGGAGGTCCTGCAGTACATTGCTGGGTTCCTAGACAGCATCAGCCTGTCCCAGCTCTCCCAGGTGTCCGTGCTGATGAGGAGTATCTGTGCCACTTTGTTACAAGAGAGAGGGATggtcctcctgcagtggaagaagAAGAGGTATTCCCATGGAGGCACCTCCTGGAGAGTTCACAGAAAG ATTTGGCAATTCAGCAGCCTCTTCTCCAAAATCAAGAGCTGGGAGTTTAATGAAGTTGCCTCCATGTCTGAGCACCTGAAATCCTGTCCCTTCAACGTTGTAGAACACAAGACTGACCCGATTCTTTTGACCAGCATGCGGCAGTCCCATCAACAGGCCCGAGAGACCTTGGTCACCACCTTTAGAGCCAGACCACGAGGAAGACACATCTTACACTAA